From the Eleutherodactylus coqui strain aEleCoq1 chromosome 7, aEleCoq1.hap1, whole genome shotgun sequence genome, one window contains:
- the LOC136573590 gene encoding transcription factor Sox-3-like codes for MCAIVGAVVEVGQRRLWATIDLESCSMSKMMGINLKSPLKSQAVGDGASVIEDNTATVDEDKAQIVKRPMNAYMIWYMHRRGRLAAIVPRLSVCDISKLLGLEWRHLSDAEKKPFQDEAKRLKAELHSKYPNYKFKPKQKLPASQTKDSYSLPVTSTASDANSSSGTFLQKSNGPYGLVLQQPGPSSSQVQALPRYDLNRLCFNHMPSAAAYLDSSSMYNIPAPCNHYHPILMAMGSIVPGVKLGPPIIASLIPSGYLTDMTGMYAAPSGNGNDPSGFQNSIMPRIHPLYQAVETAENGNVYQNDIWDENDLF; via the coding sequence ATGTGTGCAATAGTTGGAGCTGTTGTAGAGGTTGGACAGAGGCGGCTCTGGGCTACAATTGACTTGGAAAGCTGTTCAATGTCTAAGATGATGGGCATCAACCTCAAAAGTCCTCTGAAATCCCAAGCTGTGGGAGATGGAGCTTCAGTGATTGAAGACAATACTGCAACTGTGGATGAAGACAAGGCTCAGATCGTTAAGAGGCCCATGAACGCTTATATGATCTGGTACATGCATAGGAGGGGGAGGCTGGCTGCGATTGTCCCCAGGCTGAGCGTCTGTGACATCAGTAAGCTGTTGGGACTGGAGTGGAGGCATCTTAGTGACGCAGAAAAGAAACCTTTCCAAGATGAAGCCAAAAGGCTGAAAGCTGAACTTCATTCTAAGTATCCAAACTACAAGTTTAAACCGAAGCAGAAGCTACCTGCCTCCCAGACAAAGGACAGCTATTCTTTGCCTGTGACTTCTACGGCTTCCGATGCAAACTCATCATCTGGCACTTTTTTACAAAAGTCAAATGGCCCCTATGGACTGGTGCTGCAGCAGCCTGGACCAAGCAGTTCCCAGGTACAAGCACTGCCAAGGTATGACCTCAATAGACTGTGTTTTAATCATATGCCTTCTGCTGCAGCCTACTTGGACTCCTCATCCATGTATAACATACCCGCACCTTGCAACCATTACCATCCAATACTTATGGCCATGGGAAGCATTGTGCCTGGAGTTAAATTAGGCCCTCCTATAATTGCTTCGCTTATTCCAAGTGGCTACTTAACAGATATGACCGGCATGTATGCAGCTCCAAGTGGCAACGGGAACGACCCATCTGGCTTCCAGAACAGCATAATGCCCAGAATCCATCCTCTTTACCAAGCTGTGGAAACTGCGGAGAATGGAAATGTATATCAAAATGACATTTGGGATGAAAATGATCTCTTTTGA